One part of the Thermodesulfobacterium commune DSM 2178 genome encodes these proteins:
- the rpsG gene encoding 30S ribosomal protein S7, which yields MPRKGPVPKREIPPDPKYGSVLVAKFINNLMKDGKKNVARKIFYEALERLREKSGGEDPLKIFEKAVENVKPLIETRSRRVGGANYQVPVEVRPERQISLAIKWIINAARARSEKTMVERLANELWDAYNERGAAIKKRDDTHRMAESNRVFAHYRW from the coding sequence ATGCCACGCAAAGGACCAGTGCCTAAAAGAGAGATTCCTCCAGATCCTAAGTATGGAAGTGTTTTGGTGGCTAAGTTTATAAATAATTTAATGAAAGATGGTAAAAAAAATGTAGCAAGAAAGATCTTTTATGAGGCTTTAGAAAGGTTGAGAGAAAAATCTGGTGGAGAAGATCCTTTAAAAATATTTGAAAAAGCTGTAGAGAATGTTAAACCTCTTATAGAAACCCGTAGTCGTAGGGTTGGGGGTGCTAACTATCAAGTTCCAGTAGAGGTGAGGCCAGAAAGACAGATTTCTTTGGCTATTAAATGGATAATCAATGCTGCGCGTGCTCGTAGTGAAAAGACCATGGTAGAAAGGTTGGCTAACGAGCTTTGGGACGCTTATAACGAAAGAGGAGCAGCCATTAAGAAAAGAGACGATACTCATCGTATGGCTGAGTCTAATAGGGTTTTTGCACATTATCGTTGGTAA
- the rpsL gene encoding 30S ribosomal protein S12 yields the protein MPTINQLVRLGREKKVKRSKSPALQGCPQKRGVCVRVYTVTPKKPNSALRKVARVRLTNGIEITAYIPGIGHNLQEHSVVLVRGGRVRDLPGVRYKIIRGALDAAGVQNRKKSRSKYGTPRPK from the coding sequence ATGCCTACAATCAACCAGTTAGTTAGATTAGGTAGAGAAAAAAAGGTTAAAAGGTCAAAGTCTCCTGCTTTGCAAGGATGCCCTCAAAAAAGAGGGGTTTGCGTTAGGGTTTATACAGTAACTCCTAAAAAACCAAACTCAGCTTTGAGAAAGGTGGCAAGGGTTCGTTTGACCAATGGAATTGAGATTACTGCTTATATTCCAGGTATAGGCCATAACCTTCAAGAGCACTCTGTGGTTCTTGTGAGAGGCGGACGTGTAAGAGACTTGCCTGGTGTTAGGTATAAGATTATAAGAGGTGCTTTGGATGCGGCTGGGGTTCAGAACAGGAAAAAATCTCGTTCTAAATATGGAACTCCAAGGCCTAAATAA
- a CDS encoding replication-associated recombination protein A, which yields MGFDYTPLAEKLKPKSWEDFVGQSHLVGEKGLLKILISQGKPFSFILWGPPGVGKTSLAFLVGQTLKAEFIVVSAVDTTVKDLKDIISKAKQLKGLNKPTLLFIDEIHRFNKTQQSFLLPYLEKGDIFLIGATTENPSFELIPPLLSRVKTFILNPLSKDEILLILKRGLERVLSETKEELIVEPEVLEKIAEASGGDARSALNLLELSLELTKAYGKKVLSLKDLKEELLFKPIKYDKAGEEHYNLISAFHKSMRGSDPDATVYWLARMLKSGEDPLYIARRIIICAAEDVGLADPMALVVAVAAKEAFEFLGQPEGELALAEAAIYVASAPKSNSVYRALNDCYEEIDRSKELPVPLHLRNPVTRLLKNLGYGKDYKYAHDYKEGFVFQSYLPEDIKHKQFYFPSDRGIEKKIKERLKILWKGFKIYDK from the coding sequence ATGGGTTTTGATTATACACCTCTTGCAGAAAAATTAAAACCAAAAAGTTGGGAAGATTTTGTAGGTCAATCCCATCTGGTAGGAGAAAAAGGTTTATTAAAAATTTTAATCTCTCAGGGTAAACCTTTTTCTTTTATTCTTTGGGGACCTCCCGGGGTAGGCAAAACCTCTTTGGCCTTTCTGGTAGGTCAAACTTTGAAAGCAGAATTTATAGTAGTAAGCGCTGTAGATACTACAGTTAAAGACCTAAAAGACATCATATCTAAGGCTAAACAGCTCAAAGGGCTAAACAAACCTACCCTGCTTTTTATAGACGAAATCCATAGGTTTAACAAAACCCAACAGTCTTTTCTTTTGCCTTATCTAGAAAAGGGGGACATCTTCCTCATAGGGGCAACTACTGAAAATCCATCGTTTGAGTTAATACCTCCTCTTCTTTCCAGAGTAAAAACCTTTATTTTAAATCCTCTTTCTAAGGACGAAATTCTTTTAATACTTAAAAGAGGGTTAGAGCGGGTTCTTTCTGAGACTAAAGAAGAATTAATCGTAGAACCTGAGGTGTTAGAAAAAATTGCTGAGGCAAGCGGTGGAGACGCAAGATCAGCCTTAAATTTACTTGAGTTATCATTAGAACTAACTAAGGCTTATGGGAAAAAGGTTTTATCTCTAAAAGATTTAAAAGAAGAACTTCTTTTTAAACCTATAAAATACGATAAAGCAGGAGAAGAACATTATAATCTGATATCTGCATTTCATAAAAGTATGCGCGGAAGCGACCCAGATGCTACTGTTTATTGGCTTGCAAGGATGCTCAAATCTGGAGAAGACCCTCTTTATATAGCAAGAAGGATTATAATTTGTGCGGCTGAGGATGTAGGGCTTGCCGACCCTATGGCCTTGGTGGTAGCGGTTGCGGCAAAAGAGGCCTTTGAGTTTTTAGGCCAACCTGAAGGGGAGTTGGCTTTGGCAGAGGCAGCCATATATGTGGCCAGTGCTCCGAAAAGCAACTCTGTCTATCGCGCCTTAAATGATTGCTATGAAGAGATAGACAGATCTAAGGAACTACCTGTCCCTCTACATCTAAGAAATCCTGTTACCCGTCTCCTTAAAAACTTAGGTTATGGAAAAGACTATAAATATGCCCATGACTATAAAGAGGGTTTTGTTTTTCAATCTTACTTACCAGAGGACATAAAGCACAAACAGTTTTACTTCCCTTCAGACCGAGGAATTGAAAAGAAAATTAAGGAACGCTTAAAAATCCTTTGGAAAGGGTTTAAAATCTACGATAAATAA
- a CDS encoding ArnT family glycosyltransferase: MNLKTQVFLVLFLTTLSFLVFSFFQPPSSYQELRRAILVKETVKDFKIFQTYNGEPYFTKPPLYTWIASVWSKPFSSNPDNLIFGLRCFSVVCYIILFLLFIKFFNKDWQSAFFSLIMLLANLRFLSFFNRVDIEPLFVLFSFLMFYFSYLYLFVAPKRIYQYLFYVFLTAGVLTRGPLNFFYLPGLLVYGLLTKDKKVFKLLLNPLGWLILLIPSLGWYSYGYVAFGKEIFKEFLDTDVKTRLLDQARDPWYYYFKHLFLNFWFCFIFLFYLIWKQKAYHKEKAKEIWYKLIQNKEVFFLSTVAIIPVFLLSFTGKKFDKYLLWVYPFWAIIFSKIFVENFSMSFLLGLKKFLLGLVLINLIFLGTIAFYNSNQISYQLHVIKKEIIQGRLAFWQKENPVIIFYASSPVKVLTTEEDLSNLLNQGYNIISEEKIPQGILKKNFVDPYKHTVWYVFSQN; encoded by the coding sequence ATGAACTTAAAAACTCAAGTTTTTCTGGTTTTATTTCTTACGACACTTTCTTTTTTGGTCTTTTCCTTTTTTCAACCTCCTTCATCGTATCAAGAGTTAAGAAGAGCCATTTTAGTCAAAGAAACCGTAAAAGATTTTAAAATTTTTCAAACCTATAACGGAGAACCTTATTTTACAAAACCTCCGCTCTATACATGGATAGCTTCAGTTTGGAGTAAACCCTTTTCTTCTAACCCGGATAACCTGATTTTTGGTTTGAGATGTTTTTCGGTGGTTTGTTATATAATCTTATTTTTGCTATTTATAAAGTTCTTTAATAAAGATTGGCAGTCTGCCTTTTTTTCTTTAATCATGCTTTTAGCTAATCTGCGTTTTCTTTCTTTTTTCAACAGGGTAGATATAGAACCTTTGTTTGTTTTATTCTCTTTTTTGATGTTTTATTTTTCCTACCTTTATTTATTTGTGGCCCCTAAAAGGATTTATCAATATCTTTTTTATGTGTTTCTAACGGCAGGTGTTTTAACCAGAGGTCCTTTAAACTTTTTTTATCTTCCAGGGCTTCTTGTTTATGGTTTGTTAACCAAAGATAAAAAGGTTTTCAAACTTTTGTTAAATCCCTTGGGCTGGTTAATACTACTCATTCCTTCTTTAGGTTGGTATAGTTATGGATATGTAGCTTTTGGAAAAGAAATATTTAAAGAGTTTTTAGATACTGACGTTAAAACTCGTCTGCTTGATCAAGCTAGAGATCCTTGGTATTATTACTTTAAGCATCTCTTTCTTAATTTTTGGTTTTGTTTTATCTTCCTTTTCTATCTAATTTGGAAACAAAAAGCCTACCATAAAGAAAAAGCAAAGGAAATTTGGTACAAGCTTATACAAAACAAGGAAGTTTTTTTCTTGTCGACCGTGGCCATAATCCCTGTATTTTTGTTAAGTTTTACCGGGAAAAAGTTTGATAAATATCTCCTTTGGGTCTATCCTTTCTGGGCTATAATTTTCTCTAAAATTTTCGTTGAAAACTTCTCCATGTCTTTTCTTTTGGGTTTAAAAAAGTTTTTGTTAGGTTTAGTTTTGATAAACTTGATCTTTCTTGGAACGATAGCCTTCTACAATTCAAACCAGATTTCATATCAACTGCACGTCATCAAAAAAGAAATCATTCAAGGTAGGTTAGCCTTTTGGCAAAAGGAAAATCCTGTTATCATCTTTTATGCCTCATCTCCGGTTAAAGTTTTAACCACTGAAGAAGACCTATCAAACCTTTTAAACCAAGGATACAATATAATTTCTGAAGAAAAGATCCCTCAAGGGATATTGAAGAAAAACTTTGTAGACCCTTATAAGCACACGGTTTGGTATGTTTTTTCTCAAAATTAA
- a CDS encoding Gfo/Idh/MocA family protein, protein MKVKLAIVGCGKAAERHLKIYQALQEEVEVVAVSDVVPERAKKFAESLSAKPYTDYQEMLSKENIEVVDLCLPSGMHAEVGEIILEKFGKHLLVEKPLALTLKDAERLVNLAQKKQLKLVTIFQNRANLPVQKLKEALSKNLLGTPVLFSAKFYWSRDQRYYDSAAWRGTWAFDGGALAQQGCHFVDMLYYLGGPIESVFAKMGTYLVNIEAEDLLVGVLKFKNGALGTIEATTCSRPKDLKAELVVLAEKGSAVIGGFAMNRLDHLAIDGVENIEDFVSGFEKNPDHPLGWSHFTYLKSAIKYFSNSEKDPWLVVGEEAIPSLEAIIGLYESAETGKEIKFPFEPIACKLGKKFP, encoded by the coding sequence ATGAAAGTTAAATTGGCTATTGTAGGCTGTGGGAAGGCAGCAGAAAGGCATCTAAAGATCTATCAAGCTTTGCAAGAAGAAGTAGAGGTGGTTGCGGTCTCTGATGTAGTACCAGAGAGAGCCAAAAAATTTGCTGAGTCTCTTTCTGCTAAACCATATACCGATTATCAAGAAATGCTTAGCAAAGAAAACATAGAAGTAGTAGACCTTTGTCTTCCTTCCGGCATGCATGCTGAAGTAGGAGAGATTATTCTTGAAAAATTTGGGAAACATCTTTTGGTAGAAAAACCTCTGGCTCTTACCCTTAAAGATGCCGAACGTTTGGTTAATCTAGCTCAAAAGAAACAGCTTAAACTGGTTACCATTTTTCAAAATCGGGCTAACCTTCCTGTACAAAAGCTAAAAGAAGCTTTATCTAAAAATCTTTTAGGAACTCCTGTTTTATTTTCTGCTAAATTTTACTGGAGTAGAGACCAAAGATATTATGACTCTGCTGCCTGGAGAGGAACTTGGGCCTTTGATGGAGGAGCTTTGGCTCAGCAAGGATGTCATTTTGTAGACATGCTTTATTACTTAGGAGGTCCTATAGAGAGTGTTTTTGCTAAAATGGGGACCTACTTGGTAAATATAGAAGCAGAAGACCTTTTAGTTGGTGTATTAAAATTTAAGAACGGGGCCTTAGGTACGATTGAGGCTACCACATGTTCTCGTCCTAAAGACTTAAAGGCTGAATTGGTAGTGTTGGCAGAAAAAGGTTCAGCTGTGATCGGTGGTTTTGCTATGAACAGATTAGACCATTTAGCCATCGATGGGGTAGAAAACATAGAAGATTTTGTCTCAGGTTTTGAAAAAAATCCTGACCATCCCTTAGGATGGTCTCATTTCACCTACTTAAAGTCTGCGATAAAATATTTTAGCAATTCTGAAAAAGATCCTTGGTTGGTGGTTGGAGAAGAGGCCATACCTTCATTAGAAGCTATCATCGGTCTTTATGAATCAGCAGAAACAGGAAAAGAAATAAAATTCCCTTTTGAACCTATAGCTTGTAAATTAGGGAAAAAATTTCCATAA
- a CDS encoding DegT/DnrJ/EryC1/StrS family aminotransferase, translating into MKKIPLLDLKRSWEEIRQEVYQGWEEVFSSMQILNGKYLQEFEKNWAEYLGVKYAFGCSCGSTALLMALIACGIGKGDEVLLQANAFIADLEVIHWVGATPVLVEVDPKTFGPDLNDLYLKLTPKTKALILVHMYGHPAEMDEILDFCEKYGVILIEDASHAHGATYKGKKVGTFGKVGCFSCGPVKNLNCIGDGGAVVTNDDELAFKLKFLRVHGQVEKNHSHFFGFNSRLDELQAVILNARLKTLDKKNEKRREIAKKYHEGLSDLKNLILPPLDPEYKQSVYHRYVIRTPFRDELVSFLKEKGVGTGYYYPIPLHLHKSYQITYQKSFSLPVAERLAKESLAIPMYPELTDEEIDYVISCIREFFQK; encoded by the coding sequence ATGAAAAAAATTCCTCTTTTAGACTTAAAAAGATCTTGGGAAGAGATAAGACAAGAAGTATACCAGGGGTGGGAAGAAGTTTTTAGTTCTATGCAGATTTTAAACGGAAAGTATTTGCAGGAGTTTGAGAAAAATTGGGCTGAATATTTAGGGGTGAAATATGCCTTTGGGTGTAGTTGCGGAAGCACGGCCTTACTTATGGCTCTTATAGCTTGTGGTATTGGAAAAGGGGATGAGGTTTTACTTCAAGCCAATGCGTTTATCGCAGACTTAGAGGTTATTCACTGGGTAGGAGCCACACCTGTATTAGTAGAAGTAGACCCTAAGACCTTTGGTCCCGATTTAAATGACCTTTATCTTAAATTAACCCCTAAAACCAAGGCCTTGATACTGGTTCATATGTATGGACATCCTGCAGAGATGGATGAAATACTTGATTTTTGTGAAAAATATGGAGTTATCCTTATAGAGGATGCTTCTCATGCTCATGGGGCAACCTATAAAGGTAAAAAAGTAGGAACTTTTGGGAAAGTAGGGTGTTTTAGCTGTGGTCCTGTTAAAAACCTTAACTGTATAGGAGATGGAGGAGCTGTAGTTACCAACGATGATGAATTAGCTTTTAAACTTAAGTTTCTAAGGGTGCATGGACAGGTAGAAAAAAACCATTCTCATTTTTTTGGATTTAACTCAAGACTTGATGAACTTCAGGCTGTCATTCTTAATGCAAGACTTAAAACTTTAGACAAAAAAAATGAGAAAAGAAGAGAGATAGCTAAAAAATACCACGAAGGGCTTTCTGACCTTAAAAACCTTATTTTACCTCCCCTTGACCCCGAATACAAACAAAGTGTTTATCATAGGTATGTAATAAGAACTCCTTTTAGAGATGAGTTAGTCTCTTTTTTAAAAGAAAAAGGTGTAGGAACAGGGTATTATTATCCTATTCCTTTACACTTACATAAAAGTTATCAAATCACCTATCAGAAATCTTTTAGCCTTCCTGTAGCAGAAAGACTAGCCAAAGAATCACTTGCTATTCCTATGTATCCTGAGTTAACTGATGAAGAAATAGACTATGTTATAAGCTGTATAAGGGAATTTTTCCAGAAATAA
- a CDS encoding glycosyltransferase family 2 protein, translating into MKISLVIPVHNEEGNVPIVYQEAKTVLETLKAKGYQYEIIFVNDGSTDRTLEILKELKKKDPFLRILNMDRNRGEAAGLTAGFQKATGDIIVSMDGDGQNDPKYIVDLIEKIETGYKVVTGFRLKRKENFWIRVLPSKIANWLISIFTGLKVRDNGCSLKAYLSPIPKKYQIPHGFHRFLPALFGIKNEEVCEIPIIDRPRIYGKSHYNLKRTFEVVRELLTIPFVLRNACFYEKFFKINFWVSIGVGIILLFLAIKVSPKFWVLEFFNLGYTSISYLIWKNLARFNQAQKEGVFQVEEI; encoded by the coding sequence ATGAAGATTTCGCTTGTTATACCTGTGCATAACGAGGAAGGAAACGTTCCTATAGTTTATCAAGAAGCTAAAACTGTTCTTGAAACCCTTAAAGCTAAAGGGTATCAATACGAAATCATCTTTGTAAACGACGGGAGCACAGACAGGACTTTAGAAATCCTTAAAGAATTAAAAAAAAAAGATCCTTTTTTAAGAATACTGAACATGGATCGCAACCGTGGAGAAGCAGCGGGTCTCACTGCAGGCTTTCAAAAAGCTACCGGAGATATTATCGTTTCTATGGACGGAGACGGACAAAACGACCCTAAGTATATCGTAGATCTAATAGAGAAGATAGAAACAGGTTATAAGGTAGTCACTGGTTTCAGGTTAAAAAGAAAGGAAAATTTTTGGATAAGAGTTCTTCCGTCAAAAATAGCCAATTGGTTAATTAGTATTTTTACAGGGTTAAAAGTACGGGATAATGGATGCTCGTTAAAGGCCTATCTTTCACCTATACCCAAAAAATATCAAATACCCCATGGTTTTCACAGGTTTTTACCAGCTCTCTTTGGGATTAAAAACGAAGAAGTATGTGAGATACCTATAATTGACCGTCCAAGGATATATGGAAAATCCCATTATAACTTAAAACGAACCTTTGAGGTAGTAAGAGAACTTCTTACCATCCCCTTTGTGCTTAGAAATGCATGTTTTTATGAAAAATTTTTTAAAATTAACTTTTGGGTCTCGATAGGTGTAGGGATAATACTATTGTTTTTAGCTATAAAGGTTTCTCCTAAATTTTGGGTCTTAGAATTTTTTAACTTAGGCTATACCTCTATTTCTTATTTAATCTGGAAAAACTTAGCTCGATTTAACCAGGCTCAAAAAGAAGGTGTTTTTCAGGTAGAAGAAATTTAA
- the glyA gene encoding serine hydroxymethyltransferase: MSFLKTVDPDIWELIQKERDRQEYQLEMIASENLAHEAIMEAEGSYLMNKYAEGYPEARYYGGCTYVDEVEKLAIERVKMLFGAEHANVQPHSGTQANMAVYFAVLNPGDTILSMNLSHGGHLSHGAAVNFSGKLYKIVHYGVSRETETIDYEEVRRLALEHRPKLIVAGASAYPRTIDFEAFYQIAQEVGAFLMVDMAHIAGLVAAGIHPSPLPYADFVTSTTHKTLRGPRGGFILCKEKFAKIIDKTVFPGIQGGPHMNVIAAKAVCFKQALEPEFKSYQQQVVKNAKTIAEVFKAEGFRIVTGGTDNHLILVDVSVNGLTGAEAEKLLEEAGITVNKNAIPFDPRPPRITSGIRIGTPAITTRGLKEKEVEEVAHYMCAVLKNPDKKGLRKEIRQKIREICERFPFYKR; encoded by the coding sequence ATGTCATTTTTAAAAACAGTGGACCCTGATATCTGGGAACTAATACAAAAAGAAAGAGACAGACAAGAATATCAGCTTGAGATGATAGCTTCTGAAAACTTAGCCCATGAAGCTATCATGGAGGCAGAAGGTTCTTATTTGATGAACAAATATGCTGAGGGATATCCAGAGGCTCGTTATTACGGAGGGTGTACTTATGTAGATGAGGTGGAAAAACTTGCCATAGAGAGAGTAAAGATGCTTTTTGGGGCTGAGCATGCTAACGTACAACCCCATTCTGGTACTCAGGCTAACATGGCTGTATATTTTGCTGTATTAAACCCTGGAGATACCATACTTTCGATGAACCTCTCACATGGAGGCCATCTTTCTCACGGAGCTGCTGTTAATTTTTCTGGGAAACTTTACAAAATCGTTCATTATGGTGTATCAAGGGAAACTGAAACCATCGACTACGAAGAGGTAAGAAGGTTAGCCCTTGAACATAGGCCTAAACTCATAGTGGCAGGAGCTAGTGCTTATCCCAGAACCATAGACTTTGAAGCTTTCTATCAGATAGCCCAGGAAGTAGGGGCTTTCTTGATGGTAGACATGGCGCATATCGCGGGTTTAGTAGCCGCAGGTATCCACCCTTCGCCCCTTCCTTATGCTGATTTTGTGACCTCAACCACCCATAAAACCTTAAGAGGACCAAGAGGTGGATTTATTCTTTGTAAAGAAAAGTTTGCAAAAATCATAGATAAAACGGTTTTTCCAGGTATACAAGGTGGTCCTCACATGAACGTAATAGCTGCTAAAGCTGTTTGTTTTAAACAGGCCTTAGAGCCTGAGTTTAAATCCTACCAACAACAAGTGGTTAAAAACGCTAAAACTATAGCGGAAGTGTTTAAAGCTGAAGGTTTTAGGATTGTTACTGGTGGTACAGATAATCATTTGATTTTGGTAGATGTTTCGGTAAACGGCCTTACCGGTGCAGAGGCTGAAAAACTTTTAGAAGAGGCAGGTATTACGGTCAACAAAAATGCTATACCTTTTGACCCACGTCCTCCAAGGATTACCAGCGGGATCAGGATAGGAACCCCAGCGATTACTACCAGAGGATTAAAGGAAAAAGAAGTAGAAGAGGTGGCTCACTACATGTGTGCTGTTTTGAAAAATCCAGATAAAAAAGGATTGCGTAAAGAGATAAGGCAAAAAATAAGAGAGATTTGCGAAAGGTTCCCTTTTTACAAGAGGTAA
- a CDS encoding deoxycytidylate deaminase, giving the protein MERPSWHEYFMLIAKMVALRSGCNSRPTGAVIVKDKRILATGYNGPMPGAWHCTDKGPTYCFRREKGIPDIDKYNFCRATHAEANAIAQAARFGIPVEGASLYCTLAPCYVCLKLIASAGIKEVYYEYDYESRDFERDLFWKEAIKEAGIKVFKQIVVSEETMKALSTILPYPTSQRRLPPTE; this is encoded by the coding sequence ATGGAACGTCCAAGCTGGCATGAATATTTTATGCTTATAGCAAAGATGGTTGCACTAAGGTCCGGATGTAATTCCAGACCTACAGGCGCGGTGATAGTAAAAGACAAAAGAATTTTAGCTACCGGATACAACGGCCCCATGCCTGGGGCTTGGCATTGTACAGATAAAGGACCTACCTATTGTTTTAGAAGAGAAAAGGGGATTCCAGACATAGATAAATATAATTTCTGTAGGGCTACTCATGCTGAGGCTAACGCGATCGCTCAGGCCGCAAGATTTGGAATTCCAGTAGAAGGAGCCAGTCTTTACTGTACGCTTGCTCCTTGTTATGTTTGTCTAAAATTAATCGCCTCTGCTGGAATCAAAGAAGTCTACTATGAATATGACTACGAAAGCAGAGATTTTGAAAGGGACCTTTTTTGGAAAGAGGCTATAAAGGAAGCAGGGATCAAAGTTTTTAAACAAATTGTGGTATCCGAAGAAACTATGAAAGCTCTTTCAACCATCCTACCCTACCCTACCTCTCAAAGAAGACTCCCTCCTACAGAATAA
- a CDS encoding DnaJ domain-containing protein, producing the protein MSKDYYEILGVPRNATQEEIKKAYRKLAMKYHPDRNKGNKEAEEKFKEINEAYAVLSDPEKRKLYDLYGSTEFQRRYTQEDIFRDFDFETIFRDIGIDLGGFFKKNKRGGRTFIFDLGDIFSNLFGTHFGGEEDFSPFGEVYETIQLDLPLTTDEIIKGGEKEVILPGTYETIKIKIPQNVKDGQILRVKKKSGKTTKEYLFRVKIIPSSGYKVEDSNLIIEKELPVSSFFLGDEVEIQTPEGRKVKAKVPPLTKPGAKLRLKGLGLPITGEKRGDLYVVLVPKIPKALTEEQKKLIEKLKTLGL; encoded by the coding sequence ATGTCTAAGGATTATTATGAGATCCTTGGAGTTCCAAGAAATGCTACGCAAGAAGAGATTAAAAAGGCCTATCGTAAACTGGCCATGAAATATCATCCTGACAGAAACAAAGGCAACAAAGAAGCAGAGGAAAAGTTTAAAGAAATAAACGAAGCCTATGCAGTTTTGTCAGACCCTGAAAAAAGAAAGCTTTATGACCTTTATGGGTCAACAGAATTCCAGAGAAGATATACGCAAGAAGACATCTTTAGAGATTTCGATTTCGAGACCATCTTTAGAGATATAGGAATTGACTTAGGCGGATTTTTTAAGAAAAACAAGAGGGGAGGTAGAACATTTATTTTTGACTTAGGGGACATTTTTAGCAACCTCTTTGGAACCCACTTTGGAGGAGAAGAAGACTTTAGCCCATTTGGCGAGGTTTATGAAACCATACAATTAGACCTTCCTCTTACTACCGATGAGATTATAAAAGGTGGGGAAAAAGAAGTTATTCTTCCAGGAACTTATGAAACCATAAAGATCAAAATACCTCAAAATGTAAAAGATGGACAAATCCTTAGGGTAAAAAAGAAATCAGGGAAAACCACAAAGGAATATCTTTTTAGAGTAAAAATAATACCTTCTTCAGGCTATAAGGTTGAAGACAGTAACCTTATCATAGAAAAAGAACTTCCTGTGAGCAGTTTTTTCTTGGGCGATGAGGTAGAAATCCAAACCCCTGAAGGAAGAAAGGTTAAAGCCAAAGTTCCACCTTTAACCAAACCTGGAGCTAAACTAAGACTCAAAGGGTTAGGCCTCCCCATCACTGGAGAAAAACGAGGGGATCTTTATGTGGTTTTAGTTCCTAAAATACCAAAAGCTCTTACTGAAGAGCAAAAAAAATTAATAGAAAAACTAAAAACCTTAGGGCTTTAA
- a CDS encoding spermine/spermidine synthase domain-containing protein, which yields MVKDIMSKALPTETKGVRVLFGEFVNIDYLYSYLGTIIYAESGMQNIFILENKFWGRMLFINNNLQFTSRDEFIYHESLVHIPVQSTPEGSIKKVLICGGGDYGAARELLKYPEIEEVVIVDIDPKIPKLVEEYFPELLPEDPKDPRLKLIVEDAFVMVQKYLDEGKAFDLVIIDSTDPDISDTGITQELSHALFGVKFHQMLYELCPKGVVVQQCGTPFTMKNIFTETYKTFINVYPAKEVFCYRSNVPSFGSDNAFIMRCPYPNPEIPKWKELPNVYFYSHEIHRSAFGLPKFWREALAV from the coding sequence ATGGTCAAAGATATTATGAGTAAAGCCCTTCCCACTGAAACCAAAGGCGTAAGGGTACTTTTTGGAGAATTTGTAAACATAGATTATCTTTATTCTTATTTAGGAACTATTATTTATGCTGAATCAGGGATGCAAAATATTTTTATTTTAGAAAACAAGTTTTGGGGTAGGATGCTTTTTATTAACAACAACCTTCAGTTTACTTCAAGAGACGAGTTTATCTACCATGAATCTTTGGTACATATCCCTGTTCAATCCACCCCTGAAGGTAGTATTAAGAAAGTTTTAATTTGTGGTGGAGGAGACTACGGGGCAGCAAGAGAACTTTTGAAATATCCAGAGATAGAAGAAGTGGTTATCGTAGACATAGACCCTAAAATACCTAAGTTAGTAGAAGAATACTTCCCTGAGCTTTTACCTGAAGATCCAAAGGACCCAAGGCTTAAACTGATAGTAGAAGATGCTTTTGTTATGGTGCAAAAATATTTAGATGAGGGGAAGGCCTTTGATTTGGTAATCATAGATTCTACAGACCCTGATATAAGTGACACAGGTATTACGCAGGAGCTTTCTCATGCCCTGTTTGGAGTAAAATTTCATCAGATGCTTTATGAGCTTTGTCCTAAAGGAGTTGTTGTACAACAATGTGGGACTCCGTTTACGATGAAAAACATTTTTACAGAAACTTATAAAACCTTCATAAACGTTTATCCTGCAAAAGAGGTGTTTTGCTATAGAAGCAATGTACCATCCTTTGGTAGTGATAATGCTTTTATCATGAGATGCCCTTATCCTAACCCAGAAATTCCAAAATGGAAAGAATTACCAAATGTATACTTTTATTCTCATGAAATACATCGTTCAGCCTTTGGTCTTCCTAAATTTTGGAGGGAGGCCTTAGCGGTATGA